The following coding sequences lie in one Crassostrea angulata isolate pt1a10 chromosome 10, ASM2561291v2, whole genome shotgun sequence genomic window:
- the LOC128167508 gene encoding uncharacterized protein LOC128167508, protein MLVFLRSCIVVFFATKCFAGPMSTEDLKDFDKNVRIRLAVLVAKNLETLTQQITSANDGCLLKINTTIDSCASCPAGSASQSKIDEVVKAISYPIVEGEKLVTKITDSLSNVNVREFLGDKLSPVLNTLKGTLGVLINSNEIQNIGKFFSNFESTFNNLKNSLSSIPSSLGKTFETLVGDIGGKLSKLKFWRKRRSACAECEKLSSKDPNTVITNVCGANVAKQLTDLTKSLENLQELYEDSVNGTVVTELVIGDPQMTYSPSFKVVADLQSMTYNIGATKKTLQGFAGEIINFTDKPTSYDFLADKIYQDFV, encoded by the exons ATGCTGGTATTCCTACGGAGCTGCATTGTGGTCTTTTTCGCCACAAAATGTTTCGCCGGACCGATGTCGACAGAAGACTTAAAAG aTTTTGATAAAAACGTGAGAATAAGGCTTGCTGTGTTGGTGGCAAAAAACTTGGAAACCCTCACCCAGCAAATTACGTCAGCTAACGATGGCTGCTTACTGAAAATAAACACAACCATTGATAGCTGTGCTTCTTGTCCTGC TGGTTCTGCTTCACAGTCAAAAATTGACGAGGTGGTCAAGGCCATTAGCTATCCGATCGTGGAGGGAGAGAAGCTGGTCACTAAGATTACCGACTCCCTCTCTAATGTCAACGTGCGAGAGTTCCTTGGAGACAAGCTGAGCCCAGTGCTCAACACCCTGAAAGGAACATTAGGAGTCTTAATCAACA gtaatGAAATCCAGAACATTGGAAAGTTTTTCTCAAACTTTGAGAGCACTTTCAATAATTTGAAGAATTCCCTTTCAAGCATTCCGTCCAGCCTTGGAAAAACATTTGAGACTCTTGTAGGTGATATTGGTGGCAAACTCA GTAAGCTAAAGTTTTGGAGAAAGAGACGATCCGCATGCGCCGAGTGCGAGAAACTCAGCTCCAAAGACCCCAACACGGTCATTACAAACG TTTGTGGCGCAAATGTGGCCAAACAGTTGACTGACCTGACAAAGAGTCTGGAGAATCTACAGGAACTGTATGAAGACTCGGTCAACGGAACCGTGGTCACTGAG cTTGTCATCGGAGATCCCCAGATGACGTACTCACCCTCTTTTAAGGTGGTCGCTGACCTACAAAGCATGACATACAACATTGGAGCCACAAAGAAGACTCTGCAGGGATTTGCTGGGGAGATCATTAACTTCACTGATAAACCGACTTCTTATGACTTCCTGGCAGATAAAATCTACCAAGATTTCGTTTAA
- the LOC128167507 gene encoding uncharacterized protein LOC128167507, translated as MLIAVVLVLALTITNGKILGPTETEKINTLATRHMFGALSNGIDNLAWRIERNNAWCNNEINRIRKYVCSKCASSPVVPSMADIQQNLNRPIPVVLQLFFDVLDSLTPSWMVEQVGERKYMMEEDFRRTANYLKAVISPELGTPQEESNRISREIDEKLGKVASNFQNSGIVGRRKRQSTITMIRSCSDCAGLDGINIEGYIDIVCGPTTLMNIQSILDYADRYRSIFNTTFGNGDPIIQEVDFDESTAMYEFSPFRFEAEMNSYKYRIEETIYTKTSTPNSINSIAFHNLNETAIFMAEDILMKHVYNTVQGFGVA; from the exons ATGTTGATAGCAGTGGTGCTTGTTCTTGCGTTGACTATCACAAATGGAAAAATTCTTGGGCCCACAGAAACAGAAA AAATTAACACATTAGCCACGCGGCATATGTTTGGAGCGTTATCGAATGGCATTGATAATCTTGCATGGCGTATAGAAAGAAACAACGCATGgtgtaataacgagataaacCGGATCCGGAAATATGTCTGCTCCAAATGTGCTTCAAGCCC TGTCGTTCCTTCGATGGCGGATATACAACAAAATCTGAACAGACCAATACCTGTTGTCCTGCAACTCTTTTTCGATGTTTTGGACAGTTTGACGCCATCTTGGATGGTTGAGCAAGTTGGTGAACGTAAATATATGATGGAAGAGGATTTTCGAAGAACTGCAAATTATCTGAAAGCAGTAATTTCACCAG AACTAGGAACACCACAAGAAGAATCAAACCGCATTAGCAGAGAAATCGACGAGAAACTTGGAAAAGTTGCAAGCAATTTTCAAAACTCTG GAATTGTAGGCAGACGTAAACGACAATCTACCATAACCATGATCAGGTCATGCTCCGACTGCGCTGGTCTAGATGGTATCAACATTGAGGGTTACATAGATATAG TTTGTGGTCCAACGACGTTAATGAACATTCAAAGCATTTTGGACTACGCTGATAGATACCGATCAATATTCAACACAACTTTTGGAAATGGGGACCCAATCATTCAAGAG GTGGACTTTGATGAGAGCACGGCGATGTACGAGTTTTCTCCCTTCAGATTTGAGGCTGAGATGAACAGTTACAAATATAGAATAGAAGAGACCATTTATACAAAAACCTCAACACCTAATTCAATTAATTCTATAGCGTTCCACAACTTGAATGAAACTGCTATATTTATGGCTGAGGATATCCTTATGAAGCACGTTTATAATACAGTCCAAGGCTTCGGTGTTGCTTAA